The genome window aaaagaattctccgaagaatttttggccccctacattaggatggacgattccgtagcctacacaatgacgaaatccgtgagcgataccatgaccgtccggttgtggataaaatctggctcaattggttacggtgggcgggtcacttaatccgtatggatgaggatgatcccacccggaaagtctataagggcaatatctatggtataaaaagaagacgagcagaccctgccgaatatggagcgatggcgtaggtcaggacgccagacagcttttagggatatcgaattggtggacctcggcgcaaaaccgggatgtctggagttccttattaaggcaggcctagaccggataccggttgttgcgccgttgatgatgatgatgatgatgtacacTGTCGCACGGAACATCCAACGCCCAGCaccctatacattgctttatgcagatgatgttttcttagcgtctaattgcaaaaattaacttaaataacttgtctaaaaatctttgcgattgcatccagatcaggcttttgatagaaccaaatcaagaatccgatcacgatgagcccaCCCCACTTATAAACAGGACaagaactgaagaaaaagagaaacttAATTTGTAAATGATGATTCTTTACTTTACAAAgttgttgttttttcttttggttAGTTTTTGGAATTTCGGGTACAATTGAGCCCCTTTTCTTGTATTTCAGGTTCCAATGCGGTTACACGCATCGATTcaagaaaaagtaaaattttagtAAATTACACAAGAGGGAAAAAAGTGTCCAAAATGAGTGCGAGCGCGTGTCAATAGGACATTTCAGTGGAGCTCCAGCATATGTGAGCCGACCGCCACgctcaatttttaaggtttttggacTAGCTCCCCCTCTAGGTCGAATCCGACTAGgcaattttgaagaaaacaacaaaataaCAACGAATCAGCTAGTAaagttatatacatatatttttatataatgttACTTAAAATATGCTTTTATTATCAAACAAACGCAACGTTTTGATGTTATTTTCAATTGagtttctcgaaattctcgTCATCGATGATTCTATAAATATCCTTTCGAAAATTGACTAAATCATGTAAGTATCTTTTACTGCTTTCATTATGCAATTTAACCATAACAGGCTTTACATTATCAATCTCAGCAGTTTTCGACAAATCATCATAATACTTGCCCTAGAACGAGGTATAAATTTTTATCTACACTCTACGATCTGaatccaataccaacagcttACCTGATCAGCTCCCATCATATGAGCTTGTCGCTTCTTATAACCGCGTTTCCAGCGCTCCTGCATTTCCCTATCTGTATCTTCCATCATTTCCTTTTGTGATGGCAAAGCCTTTTTCCCGGAGAAAAACTTTAGCGCGAAACGAACTTGTAAATCGAACATTTGTGAAACACAAGCATAAAATGGTATTCCAATAAACGCCATTGTTGGCTTTTTAATATTTATGATGTGTTTATAAAGCGGTTGAATGTAGTTGTCATCTACACTGATGCCACAATccacactgatgaagggaaatgTATAAAGATATCCAGTGCAGTATAATATAACGCTGTAGGTTTCAACGTTCCCATCTTCAAATTTGACACCGTCTTCGGTCACTTCGACCACATCTGGACGTTGAGTGACAGTGGGTGGGAAATGCGTTTGCGGCTTCTCTTTCAGATGATGGCTTAAATCAACACGTTTAGCTACGCGTGAAATTTCATATGCGAGGTCGATACCGCTCGGACCTGCTCCAATTACAAGCACGGTTTCATCTAGAAAATCAAAATCATGATATTTATTCAGGACTTCCTTTCAAAATGTTCAATATGGGCATCTATGAAATTTACCTTTATAAGGTTCAGGACAACGATAATCGTGACTGTGTTTTTGCTTTCCCTTATATATATCTTGGCCAGGAAGGGTTGGAATTAAAGGTGCATTATAATGACCATTGCAAACAATCACAAAATCGAACTTCATAGTGCAGAGGCGGTCATTCGGAAGATCCTTTACAATGATCTGAAAGAAAATTTCGTTCATTAATAacttcaatttgtatatctgcaATAAAAGGAAAACTTACCTCCCACTCATTGTCAACTGGCCTTACTCTTAtcacaaaatgttcaaatttaatTCTCTCTTTGACCTTAAAGTTTGCGGCATATGACTCCAGAAATTCTAATATTTCACGGGATGGGAGATATGACTTTCCTCTATCGGGAATGGGAAAGTCTGGGAACCCCATTATTTCTTTTGGAAGATTCGTACTGAAAAGGAATTATTCATAAacatgtatatatttttttctatccaaatcttaaaaatatttaaattatcaGGAAGTATTTAGAGGGACTATGTAATCTCAAGGATCATTCTCCAAAATTTCAAGTCTAAACTGACAGTAGATTTTTGGAAACGCgtttttctttcctcttttaTTTGCAGGAATTCtaccttaaaaagtaattttaGAGGAGGTAAAGTTCTTTATAAAATTACAAAGAATATGAACCAACCTTTGAGACAATATCATATTTTCAAGGGTgcttttttgcataattagtgaaaaatggtgaaaattcaaatatattttttaacagttgtaaaatttttgattttgattattttcacctACATTTAGgtccatattcttagaaaataagtcagcaatataaaataaaatctttttggTTGTAGATAAAGTTCGCAATTGAATAACTCTACGATCTTCAGTGGACTTATATCGCCTAACTTATTATTTCCGGCTTAAGTTATCtaaaaaaattcgcaaaaattgtttgaaatatgaCTAATGTGATGTCCATGTCCAATTTGATTTAACTCCAATTAATTcttctcattaaaaaaaaatccataaaaatACGTGAAAATAATCTGACGTGGTTTCACCCCTCAAACAAGTATACCCAAGATCAGAACGGCTTTGGCCCACATGTTCGACATGACGAATGATGCTAGTCTTATTTAAGGGatctaataataaaattttcttaCCGTAATCCCTTGTACATGCTACTATGGACATCAAGTCCATATCGATCCTTTCCGACATTGTCCGTGTAAACCCAAGTACCACCAAGTTGGCTTGCTTGCTCAAACACCGTTGGTTCCATATCATTTTGAAGAGCATGTTTTGCCGCACAAATACCAGCCATGCCAGCTCCAATTACTGCTACTCGTTTTCCTGTGGCTCCCATTGTATTTTACTGCAAAGAAATATGTTCAATTATATCACATTTGCATTCAGGTACTATTGATTACTTAATTCGAACCTTTAATAGAATTAATAAGCAtgttttcaaatatatatttatctGGTTTGCATGTAATAAAACGGTCTGTTGATTCGTATTCAACAAATACCtttgaaacaaacatttttctttGCTGTTGAATGCACTGCAAACAGATACTCACCAACGAGATACAGCATCGGTATGCAATATCGTTATTGCTCATCTTAATAGAATCTATAATGAGAATCTAATTCTAATTATTAGATGATAGTTTAATTAGTTATAAACGACGATGGCTTTAACTTTTTTTCCAGCATTGTTTCTGATTCAGGACataatttcatttcaacatcggctCTTTCGATTATTGCCAACGCTTAAGACACAAGAGAACTAATAAATACTTCAAAGAGCATTTAGCATCCTCAAGCCGTTTCTGTCACGTTGCTCCCAAAGCAGAggggaggcagcgtctgacgtctaaacgtaaagccgtcttcaccTAACATTTTTTTAAGTTAGGGTGGTAAGTCCTAAACGAGGGGTACatgcaaaaaaagagggagtaagttgcttctcattcAGTCCGGTCTGACagcaagtggatgtggacttaagaCTCCtctatccttaaacaaaataataaatactTGTTTCATATGTCAGATAGTTCTCAAATCAATCAAGCTTTACATCTTTAAtcttaattaattttcataacatAACTTCCATTAATTCCAAGTTATATTCGAAGTCGGTAGATCATTAGTTTGCAAATTGATTTTGCAGCGATTCTACTTTCGTTGAATTGTAATCATGAACTATTTCTGGTTTGATTGTTGCGTTTATATTTCAGCTTTATAGTGCATTGTAGATCCTGtaccctacattgctgcaaaatttcgtgattctagggtgaacttaaggagggttttcctgtcaattaccaaaaattatagcaatgtactattagtaactttatttgaacaggtatcggtatggagggtattttggagcctaggcactatatagtggcagcttcttgatttttttcagatttttcggttgagtagtt of Hermetia illucens chromosome 4, iHerIll2.2.curated.20191125, whole genome shotgun sequence contains these proteins:
- the LOC119655399 gene encoding senecionine N-oxygenase-like, producing the protein MGATGKRVAVIGAGMAGICAAKHALQNDMEPTVFEQASQLGGTWVYTDNVGKDRYGLDVHSSMYKGLRTNLPKEIMGFPDFPIPDRGKSYLPSREILEFLESYAANFKVKERIKFEHFVIRVRPVDNEWEIIVKDLPNDRLCTMKFDFVIVCNGHYNAPLIPTLPGQDIYKGKQKHSHDYRCPEPYKDETVLVIGAGPSGIDLAYEISRVAKRVDLSHHLKEKPQTHFPPTVTQRPDVVEVTEDGVKFEDGNVETYSVILYCTGYLYTFPFISVDCGISVDDNYIQPLYKHIINIKKPTMAFIGIPFYACVSQMFDLQVRFALKFFSGKKALPSQKEMMEDTDREMQERWKRGYKKRQAHMMGADQGKYYDDLSKTAEIDNVKPVMVKLHNESSKRYLHDLVNFRKDIYRIIDDENFEKLN